One genomic region from Ptychodera flava strain L36383 chromosome 5, AS_Pfla_20210202, whole genome shotgun sequence encodes:
- the LOC139133017 gene encoding PITH domain-containing protein 1-like — protein sequence MAGHGGHHHHGRGGCGEDHDHDDDPERGIQYSLYLKIDLNNVECLNEERDGSGKDVFKPWESRLDKEKYVESDADEELLFNIPFTGNVKLKGVIVIGGEDDSHPSQMKLYKNRPKMTFDDTGSEPDQIFEMHPDRTGQLEYVTKITKFSGVHHLSIFFSKNFGADTTTVYYIGLRGDFTEAQRQEVMICNYELAPNPADHKPI from the exons ATGGCGGGCCATGGAGGCCACCATCATCACGGACGAGGCGGTTGTGGTGAAGATCACGACCACGATGACGACCCCGAGAGGGGCATACAATACAGTTTGTACCTCAAGATCGATTTGAACAATGTAGAATGTCTCAACGAGGAACGGGATGGATCCGGCAAAGACGTTTTCAAACCTTGGGAATCGAGACTGGATAAAGAAAAG TATGTCGAAAGCGATGCCGATGAAGAACTACTTTTCAATATTCC ATTTACAGGCAATGTCAAGTTGAAAGGTGTCATTGTGATTGGAGGTGAAGATGACTCCCATCCATCACAGATGAAGCT TTATAAAAACCGACCCAAGATGACATTTGATGACACGGGGTCGGAACCCGATCAAATCTTTGAAATGCATCCCGACAGAACAGGGCAGTTGGAGTATGTTACAAA AATTACCAAATTTTCTGGCGTTcatcatctttccatttttttctcaaaaaactttGGTGCTGACACAACCACCGTGTATTACATCGGCCTGAGAGGTGATTTTACCGAG GCACAGAGACAAGAAGTGATGATTTGTAACTACGAACTTGCTCCAAATCCTGCCGATCATAAACCAATCTGA